The genomic interval GATAGATTCCAGTTTTGAGTTCAACTTGTTCCTCAATGTAGGTAGCAATGTGGACAACTTTGGCTACCTAAAAGAAAGATTAGATGATGCACCAAAATACAAAgcaaaaaaggaaatgaaaggTGGTTTCCTTCACTCGTTGCCAAGGAAATATTCTTTTGTgtcggtacttttttggttgAACATTAATAAAGTGGAATGAGGATCATAATGACTATTGACTAgggtattttgttttttaaaaattagatAATATTGTTTCATTTTAGttctcattttaaaaaaaatgaatggaggTACTTTAGAATATTTGTCCAGAAAAAATATGAACAATTCTTGGAAATTAAAAATATCCCCACCCTTCCCCTGATTAGGATCATTTCTAAGGAGCAGGGAATGCCCAGGGCATTGCAAGTCGTTGGGTTGTGTTACGCACAGCCCTAAGCGTGCATCAAGATGtgtggatgccccctggcagtaCCCTGGGTGCATGCCTCCCTAGAGACAAGCTAAATGCCCCTTCCCCCCTcgcctcccccccccaaaaaaaaaaaatctccttcTCCCCACCCATCCATCATCATCCTGGGGTTCATAATCCCCCTAAGGGTTTAATATAATCTCAAAATATCATCCAGATACCCTTTTCCACCGGGCGGAAGAAAACCTTTACCACActtcaaattataaaatttcTCTAAACCCATGGCAAAAAGATTTAAGAGAATCAAGTGTCATCATTCTCCTCTGTCGTACAAAATCCGCCACTATCTTTGAAGTTTCATCTGCCATTTAAGATAGAATAGATACAATTCGatccaataattttttttgggaaattacatacccctcccctgtactttagTCTAATTACATctttcatttttatattttcttcaaTTACATACAGACCTCCTTTGGCTGACGGTGTTAACCTACTATTAGTTATTGTTTGGAAAAGACTATTTACCCTTGTTCTAAAATACCACAAATAGAATTACAATGATACCCTTTTcgtcatcttcaacctaaaacacctatttctttcctcctccaccaccagcaccaccactgccaccgtGGATGGTGATATACGAGGATCTAACCACCAACCAACGAAACTCAAATTTAatattaaccaattaatggccAAACAGAAAGCTCATATTTAAGGATCCCAAAAGATGGATTCATGAGAGCTTGCATTAGAAACCCGAAACACCTTCTATAGATCAAgtgttagaaaaagaaaaatgttgagtcaatattggatattggactcaatattggattcctctagtaATAGAGATCTTTCCTTGTCTAGAAACATTTGAGGGCTTGGAGATTGAGTCCAAAACTCAATATTCCTAGCCCATGTGTGCTTGCCAATTTAAGAGTGAGAGGGTATATCATATTTGGGGCGCCGTTCTCTGTggcgcagcgcaggctgcgcccagacacatggtggtgggtgcaatgaccaccctgcccccctgagcgGCAAGCccatgtgcctagacacagCCTGCActacgacacagagaacattctcccatcaTATTTATACATGATATTGCCCAAACCTCATGAGAATCTCACATCCTGggaaaaacgtggagcactccCCTCCCCTCCATCCTTCCTctcgctctctttctctcttggtgtttgatcttagaGATAGTCTAGGGTTTTGATAACCCTAGAATGTAGAGGAGTTTGCTTGATCGTGTGAGAACACAAAGTTGTGCGTGATGTATGGAACGACTGCGGAAGGGTTATTTTCGATTCAAGGTTTTGCATTTGAGAAACTCAAGGTAACAATCAAAACCCTCTGTTATTCTTGTTATTGAATGCCATCTCCCATCAGTAACCTTGATCCTTAATCGCTTTCGTGGATCGCTCACTGATTTTATTACATCAAGCTCATTCATTCCATTGTTTCAGATCGGTTGCAGAATGTGGTATAAAGGGGAAAACCAGAGGGCACACGCAAGTTGTTCTGCCAGCTTTGCATATGGCTTTGGAAAATCTGAAGGGGAAAAATAGAGGGCACAAGCAAGTTGTTCTGCCAGATTTGCATATGGCTTTGACATACCGCCACCTCCATCGCCGTCTTTGTCTTAGGCTGGCTCAATTATATAGCCAAGAATGCAGGGCAGCAGTCAGAATCGATCCTTCTTACCGAAGGTCTCATCATCCATAATGCTGtaagaaattacaaaaactaaagtaagaaaatttaaaaagaaaggaaatgatgAAGCATTTATGCTCAAGAAAGGTCAAATATCATCTTATGATATCTAGAGAGGCGTCAACTCTTCCTATTCAACTAAAAATCATCATACCCAATCAAGAAATTGAGTATTCGAGTCAGAAAGTTCATCATTTGGCCTCTTCAAACTatataaaaaagagaagaaacaaacgAAGGTAAACCGGATGAAAAACTGAAAACCTAATTCCATAGTCGTGTGTTAAAATTGATAACACTATCAAGGACAAAATTTCCAAAAGaattgtgaagaagaagagagagggggaggaaCAGTAGAAAAATAATTAGGGCTGTGTAATCTGGAATTGTAGAATATGAAACCAGAAGAACCAGCTATCGTGATGACGACACAATGTTCCCTGATGGATCATACAAATTCGAAACCTACAAAACAACGATTCTAACGATCCATGGGAGTCTTAGTAGGGTTTCTAGTTCATAACACCACAAGCTTGAGGGATTTTTCTATTggtgaaaggaagaagaagatgatggagaaaagaaaaagaagatcaaTAGAGGAAAAGGTTCGGCTGGGTTACCTACGGTTAGGGTTTAATGAAGTGGATAGGAAGAGATGGCAGTACTCCATTTTTTGTTCTTGCCCGAGTTTGCAGGAGAAAGGGTCAAGAGTTAGTTTCGGGAttaaatcaaaagggtaaatagACCAGGAGAAAGATTcaagggttagtttggggattaaatcaaaagggtaaatagATCATCTCACAAGGACCCTTGGTTAGTTTGGGGATTATGAAAAATCTTACTGCACCACGTCAGCACAGCACTAAAAAGACAGACGCTAACGACACAGGTataatagtattttttttaaacatatagGTGAATAGGCAGAGGAGGAAGGTGTAATAAAGCAAAAGTATAGGAGAGGGATATGTAATTTTCACAAAAATTTAAGCTCCGAGTCTCAGCTAGTCAGCCCTATTTGATGAGTTAAAGCTGTGATCGTTTTTAGCGTGTGCAGTCACCACGTCTTGGATTGATTCCACCTTTACTTCAGAGAATGGTTTTAATAATCAGTATTTGTAGATATAGATACGGATCGATCCGAATAGATTGATTGactttttatttccttctgtCAGGGTCCGTATTCTTAAGACCAATGAATTTATGGACCCATTGTAGGCCACTATACTTCCATTGGTGGACGTAATAGGGAGCGAGGCCCATGAATCAGGGTTTAAAAATTGGATCGGATCAGAATCACCTAAGGCAGGCTCGGGGTGATTCTTTACGGAAAAACCTAGATGGCTGGACCTGGAATACACCAATTCCGGGACAGAAATCGGCCGGGACCATCCAGATCCGAATTCCAAGTTGTTAAACCCTGCCATGTTTGATATGTAATCAACACCACTCCGTTATATGTtaagattttcattttttttcaattcagaAATTGAACAAATTCAAAATAGTAtcaaaaaccagaaaaaaaccTCTACGAATTTTACCTTCTTCCCAATTGCAAGCTCACCTTCAGTCTGCTTCAATCTCCGAAAACGTTAATGGGAggatgagagagaagaagataaatacAACGGTTGTCTACATCCCCTGTCCCTCGCCGCCCTTTTCCTTTCAGTCTCCTCTGCCCTTTCTCAAACTTTAATTTTCTCCCATTCCCTCCTACTTACCCGTTCCTATGGTTCCAACAACACCAACTACAAAGGCTACACAGATATCGTTTTCTCTCTTGATTAACTTCTAGGTGTAACGACTGCAATTCTGATAAAACAAAGCATTGTGTGTCGCCTTGCACGTCCCATCTGCCCTTTCCTGGAGTCAATGACTATTCGTAACTACTACTGCAAAACACATGCCcatccaacaaaaaataatgtaacttatcaaaaattttaaaaagaagaaagcaattATATAGTATTTACACTCGGCTCCAACCAGGTTGGTTATTAACACAATTCATATAGAGGATAGATGTAGTACCCAACACGCTCTGGCTTTGTGTAAAAGCATATGCTACAAGCAAAAGAATGCCATATACTATATATCAGAAACTTTGTTCTCACCCCAAGAGTTATAACTGATCTTCTCAGTCATCGAGGCAAAGAAGCTCCAGAATTCTGCGACTGCTGCACTAGGCCAGACCCCACAGCATCCTACAAATGAAGGGATATTCCCAGTTATAGGTTTAACAAATGGGTCCGGATTCAACATTTACTAACAGAAATAAAGTGGTTCATCTTATGGGACACCAAAAAATTACATTTCGCAAGGCCAGAGATGCATAAAGGACTGCCCCTTACCTGCTTGTGTACAGGGTCAGGGCATACCTTGAGCAAATATAGATTTCAAAGCAATTCCCTGATTCTGAACGCCTGGGTCATCCAGACATAAAGGTCATCCTAcataaaactagctttcttgcCCGAGTTCCAGAtaagaaggaaataaataatcaaatctTTTTGCAAGTTCCCAAATGTGGATGTTTAGTATTAATAAATTCAGAACTTGAAATTGAAATGTCTGATCTTCCTCTATTACATTGCCTCCAAGGTAATTTAATACCCTTTATTTGGTAGTCATATgtcaaaatgaatttttttattggtcAGAAGAAAAGCTCAGTTGTCAAGCTCTTTGATTTCACTAGCACTGATTGCAAACTTAACCCATGAAATGGAAGAAGACAGGGAATGAAAAGCACTAAAAAAGTTGGGAGAATCAGGAGATTTGGTTGGCAAGACAACTTTCTTCAAGTCAAGAGCTTGGGTCATCCTTTCTGAGATTCTTGACTTATAGTAGCATTAGCATTCTGAACATTTAAGGCCAGCGATAGGGTCATGGGTGACATGTTTTCCTAGGGTCTATGGAGTATTTGAACGAGGAATAACAGGATAGTCATCAGAGAGAGTAAATGGCATCCAATATCCATGTACTTCATACTTGCTAGTAACACTATTGTCATGGTGGCatgcttttccctttttttgttgaATAACTGCACTTTTATTGTAAAAACAAAGAACGAGCTGAAAACCAGGCAAGGGCAACAGCTCTCTTACCACAACAAGAACaaaggagaaataaaaataaaaaataaaattattaataaGGAGACACTAACTCAAACTAATCTATCAATGGAAAGAGTTCCGTAATGCCAATTCAGTCTATCAAGTCATTGTTCTTACTAGATGTTCTGTTGTATTacatctttttttattattatttaatgcAGTATACACTGATTTCTTGcccctttttttggttgggttaTAGTCCTGCTTTTTGTACTTGCTTATTTATTCCTCTCATATTGTCATTATTCATCAGGAAGTTTGCACAGAAAATGACAGATTACTTGGTCAACCAagtatttttcttaattttttgcaCGATATTGAAactcaaatgataaaataaaatctatATCCTAGAAAAAGCTAGTATTTCATCAGAATTGTACAAGGACTCTTGTAGCAATTGATAGTGAGGCTTAAAAAGAAGCTACAAGATGCTACTTCATAGGTGGAAGTACTGACATGATGTACACCACTGTCTAGGATCACTGCCCCTAGGGAGCATCAATTATACAGACAACTAGAAATCCTTCGTACTAGTATAATCAAACTTCGGGATTGCAACAGATGATGTCTAAATAAACCCCCTAGAAATCAGTTCTTTATCTCTTTATGACAACCGGTAAAAGGGGTTAACAGTGTATACCTGAGATTGTATTAGGTGATGAGCTTGCTGATCTTGGGTCCATGCATATGCCTGTGGTTGAGACATTCGATAGTATGGCTCCTTAAGATCAAGTTTGCAAGAGGATGTCTGAAGTATTCCTCCTTGTTCAGCACCAGCGCCCCACATTTTAGCTTTTCATAAATAACCCACCAAATGTTAGAAACCAAAagaaactttctatttttttatttttttttttcggggtgttgggggcggggggggggggggacaaggGAAACTTTGACCAGTGCACATTGAGCAGCAAAGTCAGTCTAACCTGACATAGTTAGGTGCATTGTATAGCTCTGAGCATTGTGGGCAACCATGCAGAGTCGTCCAGTAATTTCTTGTCCAGCCATGACATATATTGGTTGAGATAGAACACAGCGTAGCTGGTACCAGTGGGTTGTAGGTGCACCAGGAGCAGTAGTAAGCCATCTTTGTACAGAACTGCAAATCAAATCAGCAGGATAGTTGTTCAAACATCAATAATTGACctcaaaaaaaatgaaaatacgAAAATAATTAATACAGTGGTGCAAGCACACAGAAGGAACAGAAAGTAAAGTGATACAACAGAAAATAAGACTGTAGAATTATGGATCAAATGGTTACCTCCCATTAAACAACACATCAAACCAGCAAGCCAATCCGTGAACTCTAGCGCCCACAGACGCAATGAAACTCAGTGGGATTTCAATTTCATACAGTTCTTCCTCCTACAGAATGGAAATAGAGAATAAAATcagagaatttttttattacttcaacgAGCTTCAGAAGCTATTAACTTCCTTTCAGAAGTGTACGTAGACCAAGCAGAACATGGAGGAAAGTATAACCACTAACAAGACCCAACATAAGATGTTGGAAAACATAGACACCAACACAAATGGAGGATAAATGAGATACAACAGTTTAATAGAGACTCAATGTGAAGAAAATGCTTCAGAAGCATATATTTAGGTAAGAACACTGGTTATATCTTGAATAAGATTATATGTAGACAAGGAAGGCACCAGAGCAAAGAGTGGCACTTGCTACCAATGGAATATGATCTCAACCATTAAGCTACTGAAAGATAAAGTGTCTTTCCAATTACAAGCAGGGGTTCAACTGTTAATCTATACCTTCACAGAAGTAAAATCTATAGTATGGGATATAGCTGGAGCTACCAATAATCTGGGATCGAAAGCATCGACCACAGGCTGTATAAAgagaacaaaattagaaaaaaatgaaTGATGGCAGTTGATTACAAAATCATTATATTACAACATAATATATACACTAACTAATCATTATAATACAGCACAATATATACACTAACTCAttcaaggagaaggaagagctCTGTTAAATGGAGAATGGAAGATAATTTGGATATCATTGACAAATCACAGAGCATAAAATCCatgaatagaaagaaaaaaaattagtacCCAGAACTAGAGGAAGCAATGGAACTTTGCTGCAAAAATATGAAGGATATGAATAACATACTGTCAAGTACAAAAATAGGCTAACATCCATTGTACCTAGATTCTTAAAAGCCAGAGGAAAAGAACCAAATATCAAAAGATAAGGAAAATCATTTCCTCAATCAAGTTATCACATTTTCCAACATGTTCAGACAAGCAGGGAATCTGGCCTCCATCAAGTATTAGAGCAGCAAAGCAACATCCACCTCTCCCGTTTAATTTAGAACTAACTGATAAGAATTTCCCTTCTCTCACAATAGAAATGAAAATATGTATTATCAATTGAGACTTGCAAGACATTCAACTTCGTGTAGAAAGTACCTTAAAGGTAGGGGTGCAAATTAGCCGGTTTCGTTCAGTTTCAATTGGTTTCACCCAAGGGGTCACCTCAATAGACCGAAACACTAAACCAGACCGATACTTTTATCGCTCCTGGAATCCACAACTGAAACCGATAGCTTTTCGATTTCAGTTCTTTTATCGACCTCAGCCTGTTGGTTTAATACCAGGCCTGCGACCAGAAACCAACCAATAATAGATATTGGGCCATAATAGGGCTGTGACCCTTCCCTCGCCCCTCAAATATGAGGTTTTACATGTTCCAGTTTTCAGTCCAACCAGTCAATCCATTAGTGGCCCATAGCTCCTTTTAGTTTCAGATCGGAACATCCGATAACTCAAAAATTACAATCCCCAGGCTGAAACCAGACCAATATATGAAATACTTGGGCGTTTTCGTGTCTGGTTCAATTGGTCCCTATCGGGTCAAtcttcttattgacaccctAAATTAAAGAAGTCACAGGAAAAAGAAACGaccaaaatttcaaaagaaatcaatATAGAAAGGGACAATCTAAGTGCAACTTTGCATACTAATTTTTAGTGTTTCACAAATCACAACCTGTCATGTGGCAGTAAATGGGCGGGGATTACGTGTGATGGAGGAGTTGGTACAATTTCAGCACTATATGAGCCAGAGGAACTGCCTAAAAAATATAAACatgtcattttctttttctacatTCATTTCCTTCTAGTGACAATTTCGTAATTTTCTGAAACTTAAGGTCAAACTCTTAACCACTAATCTTACTCATTTGGGTGAAATTTCACAAGTGAGATGAGTGCAAGGCCCTCTATGACACACCCATATACCCCCAAAAGGAAGATTGTCAAAGTTGCTAGTTCTATTAACCGGAGGTTATATTTTACATAAATGAGAGTCTAACCTAATGTGTGCCTTTATGAAATACTAATAATCACCTAAACTCGGTCACATTTCACATAAATGGGAATCCTAATGTGCCTTGATGCAAGACAAGTAATCCACTTGACAACATAAACTTTTCATTTTGGGGGTTGCTATTTTTGTTTGGATGAGTTTCATATCTGTATTTCTTTATTGACACTAGGAGGCCACTTAGAAGTGgtctttttttacttttaagtCAAAGTAGGAGTCAACATTAGGGGTttatccccatccccatcctgATTGGCAACGAGAAGAGGAAATTCATTAGTTGTGTCAAAGAAAGAAGCATTGGTATAGATTATGACAAAGAGAATATATAAACACTTAAtcatccatccaaaaaaaacaaaaaaaacttcaatCCTTTGTATTGACTACTGATACTTTTGATGaaacaaagaatttttttttctgctagCAAGAATAACTTACACTTCCAAATAAAGTGACGcgaccttttcttttctctacaCCCCCCTTCAAATCCTTGTGACAACACCTACTCAGTAAGCAAATCTTATGTTTCTGTTTTATTCAGTTTaatgttttttgtttaattttcctGCAATTCTATACGAATAATTTGCTGTTTTCTATTTATATTAGTTCTCTCCTCAATACAAGAAGGACAATCTTCTTAGTTCTTCTCATCAACCTAGGCACCAAATCCTCCTAACCTGGATTTCCCTCAATGTCACTGGCTGCTTTATTCATGCAAAGACAGCACAAGTTCTATTTGCTTGATCATTGCAGGCTTGCAGCCCTAGGTGTTCCCTAGTTGAGCAGATAGAACCTGATTTGAAAACTTTGAACATTAGTTAGTATATAGAACTTACGCTTTGTTATCTTGCATTATGTAATTGTTCCTGATCACGATGAATTTTTCTATAGTTGTCGGATATTATTGTCATACTGTGTTAATTGTCATAAGCAATTTCATACTATCATTGAGACTTATTTGTTAAACAGTCTCTTAAAGtttctaattatttttaatttggtGTATATACAGTGTGCTGTTACTGCCAAAAAGGGTCAAGCAGGCACCACACTTTGCATCTCTAATCTTAATCAATTTTGAGTTTACATGCGAAATTTCAAGCCCATTTCGCAGCTTgaacctaaaacctgaaaagacATCAATGATACCAAGACAAAACCTTTTTACCTC from Telopea speciosissima isolate NSW1024214 ecotype Mountain lineage unplaced genomic scaffold, Tspe_v1 Tspe_v1.0486, whole genome shotgun sequence carries:
- the LOC122648126 gene encoding probable histone-arginine methyltransferase CARM1; this translates as MQIGLAALMTGSQCLDIALLFGGNLTIWRSEKQAVVARSSAEAKFRAMTQGICELLSLKGLLQDLGMNIDLPVRLYRDSKLSSEQLADILTKGISTKLFLPTVSKLGMSDMHGHCLIDKPVSRNSTVKNLKAKEQHSFFSNFVLFIQPVVDAFDPRLLVAPAISHTIDFTSVKEEELYEIEIPLSFIASVGARVHGLACWFDVLFNGSSVQRWLTTAPGAPTTHWYQLRCVLSQPIYVMAGQEITGRLCMVAHNAQSYTMHLTMSAKMWGAGAEQGGILQTSSCKLDLKEPYYRMSQPQAYAWTQDQQAHHLIQSQDAVGSGLVQQSQNSGASLPR